A genomic segment from Lasioglossum baleicum chromosome 5, iyLasBale1, whole genome shotgun sequence encodes:
- the LOC143208542 gene encoding putative glutamine amidotransferase-like class 1 domain-containing protein 3B, mitochondrial has product MSILCGCGYLDGTEISEAISATIHLYQKGLKPVFYAPDVEICDTVDHYTKEVDKDAAPRNALVEAARLARSQIKPLDKCESCRHGGLVIPGGFGAAKTLSDFATKGADCKLHPDVEKVIEDFFCDGKPIGTICIASVLVARMVQGVKITLGKKSPPEEWPYADAIEKAVSMGAKVEMKDVRGVTRDKKNNVFSTPAWMYKCGTYDDIHAGIGKLIAMMKKCIH; this is encoded by the exons atgtcg ATTTTATGCGGTTGCGGCTACCTAGATGGTACCGAAATTTCCGAAGCAATCTCGGCGACGATACATTTATACCAAAAAGGCCTGAAACCGGTGTTTTATGCGCCGGATGTAGAAATTTGCGACACAGTGGATCATTACACGAAAGAAGTAGATAAAGATGCTGCACCTAGAAACGCGCTTGTCGAAGCTGCCAGGTTGGCTAGATCGCAGATCAAACCATTGGACAAATGTGAGTCTTGCCGACACGGTGGACTTGTTATTCCTGGAGGCTTCGGTGCTGCTAAAACACT GAGCGATTTCGCGACAAAAGGCGCCGATTGTAAACTGCATCCTGATGTAGAGAAAGTAATTGAAGATTTTTTTTGCGACGGGAAACCAATTGGAACGATCTGTATCGCAAGCGTTCTTGTCGCGAGAATGGTACAAGGCGTTAAAATCACACTTGGCAAGAAAT CGCCGCCCGAGGAATGGCCCTATGCAGACGCCATTGAAAAAGCTGTATCCATGGGAGCAAAAGTTGAAATGAAAGACGTCAGAGGAGTCACTAGAGATAAGAAGAACAATGTTTTCAGTACTCCAGCTTGGATGTACAAATGTGGAACTTACGACGACATTCACGCTGGCATTGGAAAGTTAATTGCCATGATGAAGAAATGTATTCATTAA
- the LOC143209195 gene encoding uncharacterized protein LOC143209195, whose translation MKMTFVRTLIIMSFIGSEVLGYPPQGRLMPDGAPVPADAVEHEDSVASASNVDVEYDDGDDSDIYMEADATDHGDKDEEKERKQIESQEKAPDDAPAEAIENKEKPAVTSTAKTLSDQNAENTANAGQTDESDLENKSLETESQNFFPSFAELFANHRLSLNEQRYRPNRFLGYFQRDRSGYQTAAATTKDVQHPLLGSGNFGVIRGGTYFPEEKENDEYPADDSGYNPYYRGRANYYRNPKPQPIRGGDFFANFRDFADITAPPKSSFSHLSVVYANKNGSATGRISEPRNIIETLKMLEEEAQTNAEATTTTEVPRKKLSKGKRKLTKMKQYEEDKARRSRMSVEPLLALS comes from the exons ATGGTGCACCAGTACCAGCGGACGCTGTTGAACACGAG GACTCAGTGGCATCCGCATCGAACGTCGACGTTGAgtacgacgacggcgacgactcGGACATTTATATGGAGGCAGACGCGACGGACCACGGGGACAAAGACgaagaaaaggaaaggaaaCAGATAGAAAGCCAGGAGAAAGCACCAGACGATGCACCTGCGGAGGCGATCGAGAACAAGGAGAAACCCGCGGTGACCAGCACAGCGAAGACCCTTTCCGATCAGAACGCAGAGAACACAGCGAACGCTGGACAAACCGATGAATCCGACTTGGAGAACAAAAGCCTGGAAACGGAGAgtcaaaatttctttccctCGTTCGCAGAATTATTCGCGAATCACAGGCTTTCCTTAAACGAGCAGCGCTACAGACCTAACAGGTTCTTAGGCTATTTCCAGCGCGATCGCAGCGGGTACCAGACGGCAGCAGCGACCACGAAGGACGTTCAGCATCCACTTTTAGGTTCGGGGAACTTCGGTGTCATCAGAGGAGGCACGTACTTTCCCGAAGAGAAAGAAAACGACGAGTACCCCGCCGATGATTCCGGTTACAATCCTTACTATCGCGGCCGAGCGAATTACTATAGGAACCCAAAACCTCAGCCGATTAGGGGTGGAGATTTCTTCGCGAACTTCAGGGACTTTGCTGACATTACTGCTCCACCAAAGTCCAGCTTCTCTCATTTGTCAGTGGTGTACGCTAACAAGAATGGCAGCGCGACTGGTCGCATCTCGGAGCCCAGGAACATCATCGAGACGCTGAAGATGTTGGAGGAAGAAGCGCAGACGAATGCTGAAGCGACAACCACGACAGAGGTGCCCAGGAAAAAGCTGAGCAAAGGCAAGAGGAAACTGACGAAGATGAAACAGTACGAGGAAGACAAGGCCAGGAGGTCTCGCATGAGCGTGGAGCCTTTGCTGGCGCTCAGCTGA